The Populus nigra chromosome 14, ddPopNigr1.1, whole genome shotgun sequence genome has a segment encoding these proteins:
- the LOC133672769 gene encoding CASP-like protein ARALYDRAFT_485429 isoform X2 produces the protein MEGQVPGAMGSSGSLALRFGQTCFSCASLLFMCLDVDFYSYTTFCFLVTVMGLVIPWSLVLVLADAYSIFVKSLDLQRRNLLMIIIGDLVLSFLSLAAACSTASVADLLLDVGKSFCPEKLCSRYQLSAAMAFLSWFLSFSSSLFNLWLLPAL, from the exons ATGGAAGGGCAAGTGCCTGGAGCAATGGGGTCAAGCGGTAGCCTGGCTTTGAGATTTGGGCAGACCTGTTTCTCTTGTGCTTCACTTCTCTTTATGTGTTTGGATGTTGACTTTTACAGCTATACTACTTTCTG CTTCTTGGTAACAGTTATGGGCTTGGTAATTCCATGGAGCTTGGTTTTGGTACTGGCGGATGCTTATTCTATCTTTGTTAAAAGTTTAGATCTTCAAAGAAGGAATCTGCTAATGATCATCATTGGAGATTTG gTTTTATCATTTCTATCACTAGCAGCAGCCTGTTCAACAGCTAGTGTTGCAGATCTTCTGCTTGATGTTGGTAAATCATTTTGCCCAGAAAAGTTATGTAGTAGATATCAGTTATCCGCCGCTATGGCTTTCTTGTCTTggtttctctcattttcttcatcACTCTTTAATCTTTGGCTTCTTCCAGCCTTGTAA
- the LOC133672769 gene encoding CASP-like protein 5C1 isoform X1, translating into MEGQVPGAMGSSGSLALRFGQTCFSCASLLFMCLDVDFYSYTTFCFLVTVMGLVIPWSLVLVLADAYSIFVKSLDLQRRNLLMIIIGDLVLSFLSLAAACSTASVADLLLDVENYELNLQKSVMFSFSCRQGCCKVILTASIMSFQPLSCPLLLRH; encoded by the exons ATGGAAGGGCAAGTGCCTGGAGCAATGGGGTCAAGCGGTAGCCTGGCTTTGAGATTTGGGCAGACCTGTTTCTCTTGTGCTTCACTTCTCTTTATGTGTTTGGATGTTGACTTTTACAGCTATACTACTTTCTG CTTCTTGGTAACAGTTATGGGCTTGGTAATTCCATGGAGCTTGGTTTTGGTACTGGCGGATGCTTATTCTATCTTTGTTAAAAGTTTAGATCTTCAAAGAAGGAATCTGCTAATGATCATCATTGGAGATTTG gTTTTATCATTTCTATCACTAGCAGCAGCCTGTTCAACAGCTAGTGTTGCAGATCTTCTGCTTGATGTTG AGAATTATGAGCTTAATCTTCAGAAGTCAGTGATGTTCAGTTTTTCCTGCCGACAAGGTTGCTGCAAGGTCATCCTCACTGCCTCAATTATGAGCTTTCAACCGTTGTCTTGTCCATTGCTTCTAAG ACACTGA
- the LOC133672769 gene encoding CASP-like protein 5C1 isoform X4, protein MEGQVPGAMGSSGSLALRFGQTCFSCASLLFMCLDVDFYSYTTFCFLVTVMGLVIPWSLVLVLADAYSIFVKSLDLQRRNLLMIIIGDLVLSFLSLAAACSTASVADLLLDVVFPADKVAARSSSLPQL, encoded by the exons ATGGAAGGGCAAGTGCCTGGAGCAATGGGGTCAAGCGGTAGCCTGGCTTTGAGATTTGGGCAGACCTGTTTCTCTTGTGCTTCACTTCTCTTTATGTGTTTGGATGTTGACTTTTACAGCTATACTACTTTCTG CTTCTTGGTAACAGTTATGGGCTTGGTAATTCCATGGAGCTTGGTTTTGGTACTGGCGGATGCTTATTCTATCTTTGTTAAAAGTTTAGATCTTCAAAGAAGGAATCTGCTAATGATCATCATTGGAGATTTG gTTTTATCATTTCTATCACTAGCAGCAGCCTGTTCAACAGCTAGTGTTGCAGATCTTCTGCTTGATGTTG TTTTTCCTGCCGACAAGGTTGCTGCAAGGTCATCCTCACTGCCTCAATTATGA
- the LOC133673163 gene encoding oxygen-evolving enhancer protein 1, chloroplastic, producing MAASLQAAATLMQPTKVGVPSRTSLQLRSSQSVSKAFGLEPASARISCSLQSDLKDLAQKCVDASKIAGFALATSALVVSGASAEGVPKRLTYDEIQSKTYMEVKGSGTANQCPTIDGGLDSFAFKPGKYNAKKICLEPTSFTVKAEGINKNSPPDFQKTKLMTRLTYTLDEIEGPFEVSSDGTIKFEEKDGIDYAAVTVQLPGGERVPFLFTIKQLVASGKPDSFSGEFLVPSYRGSSFLDPKGRGGSTGYDNAVALPAGGRGDEEELTKENIKNTASSTGKITLSVTKSKPETGEVIGVFESVQPSDTDLGAKTPKDVKIQGIWYAQLDQ from the exons ATGGCAGCCTCACTGCAAGCAGCAGCTACACTGATGCAACCCACCAAGGTGGGTGTGCCTTCTAGGACCAGCCTTCAACTAAGGTCTTCTCAAAGTGTTTCCAAGGCTTTTGGCTTGGAACCAGCTAGTGCTAGGATTTCTTGCTCTTTGCAATCTGATCTTAAAGACTTGGCTCAAAAGTGTGTAGATGCTAGTAAGATAGCTGGTTTTGCTCTTGCTACTTCAGCTCTTGTTGTCTCG GGAGCAAGTGCTGAAGGAGTTCCGAAGAGGCTGACCTATGATGAAATCCAGAGCAAGACATACATGGAAGTAAAAGGATCTGGAACTGCTAACCAATGCCCAACCATTGACGGAGGACTTGATTCATTTGCCTTCAAGCCCGGCAAATACAATGCTAAGAAGATCTGCTTAGAGCCAACTTCATTCACAGTCAAGGCTGAAGGTATAAACAAGAATTCCCCACCTGATTTCCAAAAAACTAAGCTTATGACACGTTTAACCTACACTCTTGACGAGATTGAGGGACCTTTCGAAGTCTCTTCCGATGGAACCATCAAGTTTGAGGAGAAAGATGGCATTGACTATGCTGCTGTGACTGTTCAGCTACCTGGTGGCGAGCGTGTGCCTTTCCTTTTCACCATTAAACAGTTGGTTGCATCAGGAAAACCAGACAGCTTCAGTGGAGAATTCCTTGTACCATCCTACCGGGGCTCTTCTTTCCTGGACCCAAAGGGAAGAGGTGGTTCAACCGGTTATGACAATGCAGTTGCATTGCCTGCTGGAGGCAGAGGGGATGAGGAGGAACTAACCAAAGAAAACATCAAGAACACCGCATCATCAACAGGTAAAATCACCCTAAGTGTTACCAAGAGCAAGCCTGAGACCGGAGAGGTCATAGGAGTGTTTGAGAGTGTCCAGCCATCCGATACTGATTTGGGAGCAAAGACCCCAAAGGACGTCAAGATCCAGGGGATCTGGTATGCTCAGCTTGATCAATAG
- the LOC133672769 gene encoding CASP-like protein 5C1 isoform X3: protein MEGQVPGAMGSSGSLALRFGQTCFSCASLLFMCLDVDFYSYTTFCFLVTVMGLVIPWSLVLVLADAYSIFVKSLDLQRRNLLMIIIGDLVLSFLSLAAACSTASVADLLLDVGCCKVILTASIMSFQPLSCPLLLRH, encoded by the exons ATGGAAGGGCAAGTGCCTGGAGCAATGGGGTCAAGCGGTAGCCTGGCTTTGAGATTTGGGCAGACCTGTTTCTCTTGTGCTTCACTTCTCTTTATGTGTTTGGATGTTGACTTTTACAGCTATACTACTTTCTG CTTCTTGGTAACAGTTATGGGCTTGGTAATTCCATGGAGCTTGGTTTTGGTACTGGCGGATGCTTATTCTATCTTTGTTAAAAGTTTAGATCTTCAAAGAAGGAATCTGCTAATGATCATCATTGGAGATTTG gTTTTATCATTTCTATCACTAGCAGCAGCCTGTTCAACAGCTAGTGTTGCAGATCTTCTGCTTGATGTTG GTTGCTGCAAGGTCATCCTCACTGCCTCAATTATGAGCTTTCAACCGTTGTCTTGTCCATTGCTTCTAAG ACACTGA